The nucleotide window AGATTGCTTTTTAAGGTAGGAGTTTAAATCAGGACCTAATAAATATTCCATGACAACATAATTGGGCCCAGTTTCATAGACCTTTGGAATAAATGATAACTTTTGGTTAGATGTGAGAACTTTACTTTCTTGCTTACAATTTTCTACTTTTGGGTAGATCTTAACACATCGATCTTCAGCTATTCGATAAACAGCCCCTTGATGGCCTTTCCCAATTAGTGGTTGGGACACTGAGCTGTCAACCTTTACACCTTCTCCAGATTCGCCAGAAGTAACAGGGATATTTTTATAGTCTAATTTATTTTCATTGAAGTAGTCTTCCCACTTTTTAAAGGTATTAGGTTCTAGTTTCTTTACTCGAGATAAAAAGGAGTCTTTTAATAAAATAATATTTAAGTCCCTTAGTAATTTTAGTGGTACTGGGTGCATCCTTTTAAAGGCGTTTACATGGTCTACTATTTTTAATTCCTCATTTTCTAAAACAAAAATATGTCGCAATGGGGCATCAATCATTGTAAATTTTGCTTTTTCCAATTCCTTTAAGATGGTTAGAAGCTTTATGGTGATCGATTCAGGGATATATGTGCAATTTCGGAGGTATTCTTTTAATGTCGGGGCATTAAAATATTCCATAACGATATAGTTTGGGCCTGATTTATATAATTTAGGAAAGAAGGGAAGCTTTTGTCCGGCCTTCAGAGCTTCTGTTTCCATTTTTGCTTGAAGTGGGTCTGTGTAAATTTTTACACACTTTTCTTCTGAAAGTTTAAAGACAGCTCCTTGCGATCCCATACCAATGAGTGGATAGTTTGTAGGATTATCAATTAGTAGGGTTTTTACGCCTTTAGTTACTTTAATTGCTTTAAAGTCCACGATTATTTACCTCCTAACAATTGATCATAATAGTGCGCTTGTAATTGAAGTTGTTGTTTAGCATCAAACATTGTTTCAACTTTATCCCGTGCAGCAACGGTGTATGTTTCCCACATTGACCTTTGGTTCAACATAAACTCAAGAGCATCAGCAAGTTGATCTACATTGTTTTCTTGTACTAAAAAACCTTCGCGATTATGAGTGATCAATTCAGGAATACCTGCATGGTCTGTTGAAATAACTGGTACACCAAGCGCCATTGCTTCTTTCAGTGTATTTGGAATTCCTTCTACGTCACCGTTGGATGCTACCATGCTTGCCGCACAAAATAAATCAGCGTTAGCCATATGCACGCGAACTTTGTCTTTATGAAGACGGTTTAATAACCGAAAAGAGTCGCCTAAATTTAGTTGGGACGCCAAAGTTGAAATATACTCGTGAAGCTCGCCACCGCCAATAATAGTTAATGTAGCTTTAGGAAATTTATCTTTTATTTTTTTAAACGCCTGCATTAAGATATGGTGTCCTTTTTTCTCTACCAATCTACCTACTGAAAGAATGTTTTGAGATCCCTCTATACTTGGTGCGCGATATTGGTATTTACTTAAATCAACTCCGCCATATAAGACCTTGATTTTTTCGGGGGGACAGCCCCAATCATTTATCCTCTCGCCTAAATATTTACAAACAGGGTAAAACTCTTCTCCTTGTTCAAAAAGCATTTTCATGTTATCCAAATAACCAACAGGTTGGTCAGCCATCGTGGCATCTCTACCCCGAATACTTGTTACAAGCGGGAGCTTTGTTTTTTCTTTAAATGGGAGTAGTAATATACCTAATTGGCCGTGATGGGCATGTAGAAGAGAGACCTTATTTTTCTTTATAAATTCAACTGGTGAAAATATTTCGTTGAGATAATGAACCTTTTCATTAAGTAATGACATGTCTGTCATATACTTTGGTTGTCGTACCAGATGAATATAATCATAACCCGGTACTTCGCGAATCTGGGGAATATATTGGGTGGGGTCTACTCTTAAGTTTAAATGCATAGCTTTCGGCAAAAAAATCTTCTCCTTTCAACCTAATGTTCTGGTTATAGGATAAATTATGCATAAAAAAATAGAGGGGCATGGATAAATGACCATAAAATGTATAGGTTTTCGTGTTTAGGAGCCCTTTTTTTGAAGAGGAGCAATATTAAATTAATAAATTCATTTATTAAGAGCCTTTGCAGTACTAAATTAGTCCCAATAATTTATGGGGTTTGTACGATACATTTAATGTGTGTTGAGCCCCTTTTTTATTAATAGGTATCTACCGTTTCAAGTTCTATCACTACTTCATAGTCTATTTCTAAAGGTATAGAAGGGGGTGATAAATTTGTTTGGTTTTTCAATGGTTCAAATGGTAAGGTCAAATGCTGAAAAATTAGATCGACCATTACGCGATAAAATATTAAACTTATATAAGCCGTTTAAATGGACTCCTTGTTTTTTGCACAAATTTTTTGAAGGCACTTTAAAAAATACTAAAAAACTATCAGTTATTATCGAGTTTAATAAGGGCTGTTATGATGTTGGCTGCGAAGAGATAAATGGAATTATGAAAAATCACTTCCGTAATAGAATTTCCCACCACTTTTCAAGGATTTCCTGCTGTAGTGCAGACGTAACCCCTAATAGTTTAGAGGAGATTCTTTCTAATTGTAAGCATATAAAAAGGGTTCACCTAAATAGAGAAGTTAAAGCCTTTCTGGATGTTGCAGTGCCTTCAGCAAATGCAGCCAATGTAGTTAGAAATGACGTTAAGCTAACAGGTAAAGGTGTAAAAATAGCCATAATAGATACAGGGATTTATCCGCATCAGGATCTTTCAGGGAGAATTACTGATTTTGTTGATTTTATAAATAATAGAACAGAGCCGTATGATGATAACGGACATGGAACACATTGCGCTGGAGATGCAGCAGGAAACGGCATGGCTTCTTCATTTAAATATGTGGGACCAGCTCCAGAAGCGAATCTAGTAGGAGTAAAAGTTTTGGATAAAATGGGATCAGGCTCATTAGAAACAGTTATGCAAGGAGTAGAGTGGTGTATCCAATATAATGAAAATAACCCTACTAGTAAAATTGACATTATTAGCATGTCGTTAGGAAGTACAGCTCAGACTTTTGCTAATGAAGATGCCGATCCAATGGTTCAAATTGTTGAGGAAGCATGGGGATCTGGTATTATCGTGTGTGTTGCAGCTGGAAATGAAGGACCAAGAAGCAGTTCGATAGCTAGCCCGGGTCTTAGTGACAAAGTAATAACTGTTGGTGCTCTTGATGATAGGGATACAATGGAAACAAAGACTGATGATGATGTTGCTAACTTCTCTAGTAGAGGGCCGACCATCTATGGGGTAACCAAGCCAGATATTTTGGCGCCTGGTGTTAATATTGTTTCATTACGATCACCTAACTCTTACTTGGATAAATTACAAAAATCTAGTCGAGTAGATAGTGATTACTTTGTATTATCAGGTACATCGATGGCTACACCAATATGTGCTGGAATTGCTGCCTTAATTAAACAAAATAACCCTAACATACAACCATATCAAGTTAAAAACGCTTTGAAGCAGGGAGCAGACTACTGGAGTGGTAAAGATCCTAACATATACGGCGCGGGTTATATAAATGCGGAGAACTCCATTTATTAAGAGTAGATAGGCAGATGTTTTTATATTAACTGAATTTCGTTAAAAAAGGTTCCCCTTCCAAGCTGAAAGGGAACCTTTTTTCATGATTTTGGTGAAGGTTGTGGAAAATAAAATAATATTGTGGGAAATAGTTAACTATGAGATACTACACAAGAATAAATTAATGTTACTTTTATGGAGGACTTCTAAGTTGTATCAGACAGTTGCAAATAAGTTAGGACATGGACTTTATATGAGACAGAACAACAAGTTTTTATGGGTAAATGAAAGCTTTGCTGAAATATTTGGATATTCAAAGGTAGATGTTCAAAAATTAAATTATCTTGATCTTATTTATCCAGACGACCGCAACAAGCTGTTACAATTAGTACTGAAATCTTATGCACGTGAAATAGAACAGTATGAAATAGAAATAAGAGGTATCAAAAAAGACGGGACAATAATTGATATTTCTGTAACGAATAAGAGAATAGAATATGAAGGCCAATCTGCTTCGATAGGTTCAGTTATCGATATAAGTGGTCGTAAGAAGATTGAATTGCAATTAAAAAAGAGCCAAGAACGTTATCAAAATCTTGTAGAAAATGCTCCTGTAGGAATAATCGTACATCAGAAAGGCATAATTGAATATGCTAACCCAATGGCGCTTAATTTACTAGGGGCCAATGTTAAAAGCGACATAATTGGGCAATCAATTTATACAATCGTTCACTTTAATTTTAAAGAAATTGTAACTAAACGAATTGAGAGTATAGAAAATTTGGGGCAATCTGTTCCACCCATGCATCAAAAATTTATCCGGTTGGATGGTAGAGAAATAGATGTGGAGGTAAGTGGAATACCTATTTTGTTAAATGATTTCCCTGCAATTGAAATCATGTTTTGGGACGTTACTGTTAAGAAAAAAGAAGAGGAATTGATCAAATATCGTGCTTATTATGATACACTTACAGATTTACCAAACCGCAACAAATTCCAATTAGACTTTGCAGAGGAAATTAACAAGTATCAAACATTCACAGTTATGTATATAGATTTGGAAGGCCTTAAGGAAATAAATGATTACTATGGTTCCCAAGCGGGTGATATAGTACTTATCAAAATTGCAGCGCGATTATCAGGAACAATCGGCCAAAAAGGATTAGTATATCGAATGAATGGCGATGAATTTTCAGTCGTGTTTCCAGGGCAACTTTCGTCTAAAGAATTAGATGAAATTTCCAAGACGACCCATCGAATATTAAAGCAACCAATTTATACTTGTAATACTACTGTTAATGTTTCTTTAAATATAGGTGTAGTTTATTACCCAAATGATGGTGGAGAAATGGATATGCTTCTTCGCCACGCAAATATGGCAATGAACTATGCGAAGAAAACCAATTCATTCTATAAGAAATATGATTTTTAATAAATTTAAATAATATGATAGGTGAAAGTGGTGTCTTCCGGATACATTATTAAAAATATGAGCCGGTGAGATAGACACTTTTTTCTTTGATAAATATATCTATAATGTGGAATAATCGTGAACTTTAAGTGAAATTTAAGGAAAAAAAGCCCGGTTGAATTGCTCAACCGGGCTTTCAATCGTTAACACCACAGGAGACCCAACCATGCCAAATCCTATTTGGGAATGTACCCTTTTTAGGTTA belongs to Bacillus sp. Marseille-P3661 and includes:
- a CDS encoding glycosyltransferase, which gives rise to MPKAMHLNLRVDPTQYIPQIREVPGYDYIHLVRQPKYMTDMSLLNEKVHYLNEIFSPVEFIKKNKVSLLHAHHGQLGILLLPFKEKTKLPLVTSIRGRDATMADQPVGYLDNMKMLFEQGEEFYPVCKYLGERINDWGCPPEKIKVLYGGVDLSKYQYRAPSIEGSQNILSVGRLVEKKGHHILMQAFKKIKDKFPKATLTIIGGGELHEYISTLASQLNLGDSFRLLNRLHKDKVRVHMANADLFCAASMVASNGDVEGIPNTLKEAMALGVPVISTDHAGIPELITHNREGFLVQENNVDQLADALEFMLNQRSMWETYTVAARDKVETMFDAKQQLQLQAHYYDQLLGGK
- a CDS encoding sensor domain-containing diguanylate cyclase yields the protein MYQTVANKLGHGLYMRQNNKFLWVNESFAEIFGYSKVDVQKLNYLDLIYPDDRNKLLQLVLKSYAREIEQYEIEIRGIKKDGTIIDISVTNKRIEYEGQSASIGSVIDISGRKKIELQLKKSQERYQNLVENAPVGIIVHQKGIIEYANPMALNLLGANVKSDIIGQSIYTIVHFNFKEIVTKRIESIENLGQSVPPMHQKFIRLDGREIDVEVSGIPILLNDFPAIEIMFWDVTVKKKEEELIKYRAYYDTLTDLPNRNKFQLDFAEEINKYQTFTVMYIDLEGLKEINDYYGSQAGDIVLIKIAARLSGTIGQKGLVYRMNGDEFSVVFPGQLSSKELDEISKTTHRILKQPIYTCNTTVNVSLNIGVVYYPNDGGEMDMLLRHANMAMNYAKKTNSFYKKYDF
- a CDS encoding S8 family peptidase → MFGFSMVQMVRSNAEKLDRPLRDKILNLYKPFKWTPCFLHKFFEGTLKNTKKLSVIIEFNKGCYDVGCEEINGIMKNHFRNRISHHFSRISCCSADVTPNSLEEILSNCKHIKRVHLNREVKAFLDVAVPSANAANVVRNDVKLTGKGVKIAIIDTGIYPHQDLSGRITDFVDFINNRTEPYDDNGHGTHCAGDAAGNGMASSFKYVGPAPEANLVGVKVLDKMGSGSLETVMQGVEWCIQYNENNPTSKIDIISMSLGSTAQTFANEDADPMVQIVEEAWGSGIIVCVAAGNEGPRSSSIASPGLSDKVITVGALDDRDTMETKTDDDVANFSSRGPTIYGVTKPDILAPGVNIVSLRSPNSYLDKLQKSSRVDSDYFVLSGTSMATPICAGIAALIKQNNPNIQPYQVKNALKQGADYWSGKDPNIYGAGYINAENSIY